A single Prochlorococcus marinus XMU1410 DNA region contains:
- a CDS encoding YkvA family protein, with product MKENYKTQEKIYDAEVLESSTFDENIIIKILVKAGRTIAKPALEVLEMALDPYTPAQVRVSLMAALAYLIMPFDLFPDFMPLVGFSDDFVALTAVLSIWSKYMTPSIRARAENKLNKLFPFY from the coding sequence ATGAAAGAGAATTACAAAACTCAAGAAAAAATCTATGATGCTGAAGTTTTAGAAAGTTCAACATTTGATGAAAATATCATTATCAAGATACTTGTTAAAGCGGGAAGAACAATTGCCAAGCCTGCCTTAGAAGTTTTGGAGATGGCATTAGATCCTTATACTCCTGCACAAGTGAGAGTTTCATTAATGGCTGCTCTAGCATATTTGATTATGCCATTTGATCTTTTCCCTGACTTTATGCCTTTAGTTGGCTTTAGTGATGATTTTGTAGCCCTCACAGCAGTACTCAGTATATGGAGCAAATACATGACTCCTTCAATAAGAGCAAGAGCAGAGAATAAGCTTAATAAGTTATTTCCTTTTTATTGA